GGCGTTCCCGTGGGCAACCAGAGCGTGCTGCTGCGGGGTGTGAATGACGATCCTGAAACCATGAAGACCCTGGTCCAAGAACTGCTGAAAATACGCGTTAAGCCCTACTATCTCTACCAGGCCGACCTGGTCACCGGCACCAGCCACTTCCGCACCGCTGTGGAAAAGGGCCTCGAGATTATCAAGGCAATCCAGGGCCACACCAGCGGCATGGCCGTGCCCCACTATGTGATCGACGCGCCGCAAGGCGGCGGCAAGATTCCGGTGACGCCCGACTTCATCCAGGAAATCACGGAAAACGAGATCGTGCTCAAGAACTACGAGGGCAAGGTCTACCGCTATCCCATAGACTCCGAAGTGCCGAACGCGCGGGAAGCAACTAAACCCCAGGCCCACGGTAACGGCAAGAGCAATGGCAGCTCCACCGCCCCTTCAAACGGAGTGTAGCCGCGGTTGCACCTGGAAGCGCGAGCGCTGCACGGGAAACCCCCTGTCATTCCGAATGGAGCGTAGCGGAGTGAAGAATTTTAAACGCTAGACCTATTGAATGGGACTTATATACTATAGTTACCAAAACACCCTAAAATCGCTTGACCGCTTGCTTGCCAATACGATATAATAGTTACCATAGAGAGTGGGAAGTGGCAGAAAGCAAGGACATGGACAAGCATAACGACTGGAGCCTGTTTCAATTCTTCGCACGGTTCCCCAATGATGAAACGGCACGCGAGCACATGGAGCGAATGCGCTGGCCCACTGGCCCGATTTGCCCGGACTGTGGCAGTGTTCGCTGGACGCACGCTAAGGGTCATAAGACCATGCCGTACCGTTGCAAAGACTGCCGTAATTTCTTCTCGGTCAAGAAAGGCACAGTCTTTCAATCAGCCAATTTAGGCTACCAGAAGTGTCTATTGGCAATTCACCTGCTGACTACTTCCAAGAAGGGTATCCCTTCCACTCTCTTCGCGGAGCGTCTTGATACCACACAGACAACCGCATGGCGACTGGCGCACAAGATACGCGCCACGATGCAGCAAGGCAGCGATCCGCTCTCTGGTGACATTGAAGCTGATGAAACCTACTTGGGGGGCAAAGAGAAGAACAAGCACGCTTCCAAGCGCACGCATCAAGGCCGCGGCCCAGTTGGCAAGCAAGCAGTTTTGGGTGTCCGTGAGCGTGATGGTGCAGTTCGCGCCGCGCCGGTTGAAGTAGTCAATGCCGTTTCCGTACAGCACAACTTGATTGAAAACGTCTCTGCTGGCAGTGTGGTAAACACTGATGAAGCAAGAGTCTACCAGGGAATACCCTACGAGCATCGGACAGTCTCCCATAGCGCGGGGCAATACGTAAATGACATGGCGCATACCAACGGGATTGAATCGTTCTGGGCTTTGGTGAAGCGCGGGTATATCGGCACCCATCACTGGTGGAGCATCAAGCACACCCAACGCTACGTTGATGAATTTGCCACGCGGTTCAATATGCGCAAGCTGGACTCGGAACGCAAGTTGAATCTTTGTCTTGCCGGAGCTGAGGGCATACGGCTTACCTGTAAGGAGCTAACCGCATGAGCAAGCAAGCAGCAGTCATTCAACCCATCGAGGGCACGCCAGACGGGGTGCTGGCCAATGTGTTTTCGCATGAGCGACACATTGAAGCACCTGACATAGACCTACCAGAAACGCATGTGCTCAATGAACGTTTACAGATGGACGCTTTGACATTCTTGGGGGGGGTTCCAGATTCCAGCATTCCTGCTGCATTCCTAGACCCACAATATCGCGGCGTGCTGGACAAAATGAAATACGGCAACGAGGGCAAAACCCGTGGCAAGGCTAGGGTGATGCTTCCCCAAATGAAAGAAGGGGATATCACGGCAATTGTGGGCGAAATTTCCAGAGTGCTTATACCGTCCGGCCACCTCTTTCTGTGGATGGATAAGTTTCACCTGTGCGAAGGATTTCACGACTGGCGACTCGGCACTTCCCTACAGTGCGTTGATCTTGTTGTATGGAACAAAGAACGTTTGGCGATGGGATATCGGACGCGGCGCACGGCGGAGTATCTAGTAATTCTGCAAAAGACGCCACGCCGCGCAAAGGGTGTTTGGACGGTCCATAACATACCTGACGTTTGGTCTGAGAGTATCCCGCGCAACGAGAACACCACGCATCGCAAGCCGGTTGACCTTCAAGGCGAACTCATAACTGCGGTAACTAATGCGTCTGATATCGTGCTTGATCCAGCAGCCGGATCATTCTCCGTTATGGACGCTGCCTTGCGCCGGGGCAGAAACTTCTTGGGCGCGGACATACGCGGCTGATGGTGCGCATTAGAGACAGCGAGGGCCGCAGCGAAGGATCTGGCTACGCCCGCATATTTGGCGACCCACAACTGGGCAAGTTGATTAGCCGTGTCCACGCAACCTCAATCCGTGCTGGCACCGAATTAGAGAAGATGGTGCTGGCGCGGGTTACACTCATTCCTGACTTGGACGAGTTCCTCTCCCACGAAGTTATGGCTGATGGCGTTCACGTGGCTCCAAAGCGCATGGTGAAGGACTGCGAGACACTAAATTACGCGGGGGCGGAGCCTGACCTGCTCGTATTCAAGCGTCGTGAAGGAAAGCAATTGTGCCACGTGATTGAACTCAAAGACGGAGATGCTTTCGACACCAAGAAGTCGTCCGCAGAACGTCAATCACTGCATGGCTTCATCCAGCGCAATGCTTCACAACTGCCATATTTCGTGTACCCGCACTTTTGCTGCTTCAATCAAGATGATCGGCGCATCATATACGATGGCTTCAAGCGCAAAGTACCTATGTCGGAGTGCATGACAGGGCGGGAGTTCTGTGAGTTGCTAGAGATTGACTACGATGAAATCCGGCAAGAACGCGAGGCAGACCAAGCTGCAAACTTAGATGAATTCCTAGAGGATTTAGTCTCCATCCCCGCAGTCAAACAGCGGCTTGGTAACTATAGTATATAAGTCCCTATTGAATAGTCTGCGGCATGGACTCTAGATTTCTCGCTGCGCTCGAAATGACGGTCGGGGCTGCGCTCGAAATGACTGGTGAGACGCAGAATTCGGATGGGCTAGCCGTGTTGAGGACGGATTCGCGACGTACGAGACGTTAAGGACGGGATTACGGCGCACGAGACTGTGAGCACACCCAGGCATTATTCGTTGCTTGGCGACCAGGCAATGAAGTACGCACACCCTCATTTCTGTCATCGCTAGCCAGAACCACGCAAGAGAAACTCCTCTCATGAATGCCCCGCTTCGTATTGCCGCCGTTGGCTTGGAACACGACGAGATCTATCGTGTGCTCGACCGGCTGCGCGGACATGATTCTGCCGAGCTGGTTGCCATTGCCGAGCGCAGCGGTCGCCTGCGTATGGCCGCTGAAGGCAGGTACCGTGTGCCGGTCTTTCCACGACTCACCCCGCTCATGGCGAAAGTCACAGTAGATGCCGTCGTCGTGGCCACGCCCAATGGCGACAAGGCGGCAGTCATCGTAGAAGCATTGCGCGCCGGTACGCATGTCATCGCCCATGCGCCGCTTGCGGTTACGACCGAGCAATACCATGTCGTGGCAGAGGCGCAGCGGACTGCCGACGCCGGTTTGGTCTTGCTGCTGCCGTTGCGCTTTGCGCCGGCCTACGGAGACCTGCGGGCGGCGCTCACGCAGGGGGTGCTCGGCGACATTAGCCAAACGGTGATCATCAACTCACAGCAGGTCACGGCCACACCCCGCACCCAGGCCTTCTTTGCAACGAAGGCGCACGGGGGCATTCTGACGAACCTCGCCGTTCACGACCTGGACGCGCTGCGGTGGTTCGGCGGAGACATAGCCGTGGAGTATGCCGCAACGCAGCGCATCGGCATAACCGAGTACCCCGACTTTGAGGACGCCGGCCTCGTGCGCTGCCGACTGGCGGGCGGCGGCGAAGGCGTGGTGGTGTGCAACTGGCTCGCGCCGGAGGCAGCCGCGCCTTTCCACGAACATACCGTCATCGGCACGGAAGGCACGGCATGGATTAGCGGTGGGAAGCTCCAGATTTGGGGTGGAGCGCCTGCGGAGACCCCACGCGACGGCACGGGCGACACGGCCTATGGTGCACTCGGACGCGCCCTGTCGCCGGACGTTGCCGGACACGCTGATGACGAGGTTGTCTCCGCTATGCTCGACGCCGCGCTCATAGCGCTTGGCGATGCCCACTTGAGAGCGGCGGTCACCGCGGATGCGCTGCGCACGACCCGCGCTGCGTTGGAGGCCCAAGCCATGGCGTGGCAGCATAGCTCTCCGTGAAGCGCCTATCCATTTTCGGATACGACGCAAGCGCGTGTCACCGCGCCAGAGGGGCGCGCAGCGAGTTGTAGCCCTGCCGCCAGTGCGAGAGAGGCGCGTGACGTGAACGAATCCGACCAGACGACGCCGATGTTTCTCACAATCGGCCACGCCTCGCGGGATCTCGTGCCCGGCGGCTGGCGCTGGGGCGGCACGGTGACCTACGCCGCACTGCTAGCGCGCACCTGGGGAATTTCTACGGCTGTGCTCACTGCTCTGGCACCGGCAGACGTTGGCCCGTATCAGACACTTCTCGGCAGTGACGCAATGCTGTACGCGCTCCCATCCCAGAGCACGACCTCTATGGAGAACGTGTATTCCGCCACGGGGCGCAGTCAGCAGCTCGCCGCCAAAGCCGCAAAGATTCACCCCCGCCACATACCCGCAGCTTGGCGCTCCACTCCCACTGTGCTCGTCGCGCCGCTCGTCGGCGAGGTATCCACACAGTTTGGCAGCTACTTTCCTCAAGATTCACTGGTAGCGATGACAATTCAAGGCCGCCTGCGCTCGCACCGCAAAGGCCGCATGTACACGCGCCGTTGGCACCGCGCCGAGCAGGAATTCTCGGCCTACGACATCATATTCTTCTCCGAGGAAGACGTGCGCGGCAATGCCGAACTTGCCGCATACTACGCCTCGCTGGTTCCATTGGCGGTCATGACCCAGGGCAACTCCGGCGCAACCGTCTTTGCGCATAGCCGGGCGCTGCAATACACTGCCTTTCCGGCCCAGCCGGTGGACGTGACCGGCGCGGGCGATGTGTTTACTGCCGCATTTCTCTTCACCTATGCGGCAACCCGCGATCCGGCCGCCGCTTGCCGCTACGCCAACGCCGCTGCCGCGTGCAGCATTGAACATGTCGGCACGAGTGGAATTCCCACGCGCCGCCAGGTAGAAGCGCGGCTGCGGACCGTAATCCGGTAGGCAGTTTGGCTGCGCCGACTATTACGTCCCTGCTTCGCAGGGAGTTACCCTCCTGCCGGACCCCAAAACTTCCTCTCCCTAAGGGAGGACTTTTGCATAACCCCACTTTCAAGTAGGGGCACTCCCTCTCCTGGGGGAGAGGGCCGGGGTGAGGGGAATCTTAGATTTGCTGTGCTAGCGCATACGTGTTGACATGCGGTATTAGTCCCTTGAGTGCTGCTCATTCGCCCGAAGTGTGCGCAGGTTGCAAACCTGCGCTACCGGAAATCACAGTAGAATAGAATGGTATGGGTAGACTCTTCCATGTAGGCCATTGAAGGACTCACCGCTTGAACATCGACGTTGCCACACTCACCGCTCTGCGGCGTGAATTTACCGAGAAGATCGTCGGCGGGCGGATACAGCGCGTGCTGCATCCGGATAATCTTGCCGTAGCCCTTGAGATATACGCGTTCGGTGAGACGTGGTGGCTCATCATCAATGCCGCGCCGCAGGCGCCGAGACTCTATCTCACCCACGAGCGGCCGGCGCGCATGGATGACAACGTCACCCCGCTGCTGCTCCTACTGCGCAAGTACGTGCGTAACGGACGCCTCATCGCCGTGGAGCAACCGCCGTGGGAGCGCGTGTTGCAGTTTACGGTGCACGCGCGGGTGGATGAGGACATCGTAGAGACCACGTTGATTGCCGAGATCATGGGACGTACGAGCAACCTGGTACTGGTAGACGCCGACGGCGTGGTTCTCGACAGCATGAAGCGGGTGGATGCCTCGATCAATCGTTACCGGCAGGTAAAGCCGAAGCTGCTCTACGTCCCGCCGCCGCCGCTCAGCCGCCCCGATCCCTTTACCGCAGAGGCTTCGTTGCTGGAAGCCGCCGCTCAGGCCGAGCCGAAACAGCCTGCCTGGCGTGTGCTCATGGGGCAGACGAGCGGCTGCGGACCGCTCATTGCCCGCGAAGCGGTATATCGCGCTGCCGGCGAGGCCGTGGCGCCGGCGGCAGACGTTGTGTGGCAGGAAGTCTTGGATGCGGCACAGGGCATCTTCACACAGGTAGACAGCGGCGAACTTGCGCCAAGTCTGGCGCGCCAAGAAGACGGCGCGCTCGCCGCCTATGCTCCCTACGCTCTTACCATGTTCCCGCAATGCGAGACGCTCGACTTGATGAGTGGAGCAATTGAGCAGTTCTACCGGGAGCAGGGCAATGCGCCGCAACGACAGACGCGCGACCTGGGTCAGAAGCCCCTGCAAATTGCCCTCAAGGAACGCATGGACCAGCTCCGGCAGCGGCGCCGCGCCCTGGAACGTCAAGAAGCCGAGGCCACTGATGCCGAGGAGTGGCGGCGCAAAGGTGATTTGGTGCTGGCGTACGGCTACAGCGTCGCGCCGGGCAGCAGCGAGATCGAGGTGGACGACGAAACTATTCGCATCGACCCACAGGAATCAGTAGCCGCGAATGCCGACACATACTTTGCTGCCTACAAGCGCAAGAAACGGGCGCAGGAAGAGGTGCCGGGGCTGCTGCGTCGGGTCAAGAATGAATACGCCTACTGCGAGCAGATGGAAGCTCTGCTGGAAGCCGCGGAGACGCCAACCGACGTCCGTGCGGTGCGCGACGAATTGCGCGAGCAGGGCATCATGGGCGGCGGCCAAGAACGAAAGACCAAGAAACTTCAAAGCAAGAAGCGCGGGAAGGGCAAGCGCGGCAGGCAGGTGGACGCGGGTGCGCAGCCGGTCTCGTTCTGGCTCGACGGCGTGCAAGTGCTCGTGGGCCGCAGCGGCGCGCAGAACGACGCCGCCCTGCGTCTGGCCGACGCCAACGACCTGTGGCTGCACGCGCGCAACGTGCCGGGCGCCCATACACTGCTGCGCTCCGGCGGCCGCGACGTGCCGGAAGTCATCATCGAGCAAGCCGCCCAAATCGCCGCCTACTACAGCAAGCTGCGCGAGTCCACCAGCGCGGAGGTGGACGTCACCCGCCGTCGCTATGTGCGCCGCATCCCTCGTTCTCCCCCCGGCCTCGTCACGTATCGCAACGAGTACACCATTCGCGTGAAGCCCGAGCCTATTCCCCAGCCGGAACGGTAGGCAACTCAACCCAGCAAAGTCCAACGCGGCGGACGCATTTAACGTCACTCCCGCCTCTTCCGTTCGCCCTGAGCTTGTCGAAGGGCGAACATGGAGACGGGAAGACTAACTATCGTGCGCGGTCACCGTTCTTCCTTCGACAAGCTCATGTCGAACGGTCTAGGTTGCTGTAATTCAGCTTCAATGACTTGATTTGTTCCCGTGAGCGGCCCGCAATTTCCTTGCTCTGCTCGAATACTCTCTCGTTAAGCCTCTGGATGAATTCGTCAGTTGCGTAGTACAATTCATCTGGCCGACCATGTCGAAAAACAACGGCTACATCGTGAGCGAGGGGCGTCCAAATCTCCACCTCTGGATGATCTAGGTCG
This DNA window, taken from Chloroflexota bacterium, encodes the following:
- a CDS encoding NFACT family protein; this encodes MNIDVATLTALRREFTEKIVGGRIQRVLHPDNLAVALEIYAFGETWWLIINAAPQAPRLYLTHERPARMDDNVTPLLLLLRKYVRNGRLIAVEQPPWERVLQFTVHARVDEDIVETTLIAEIMGRTSNLVLVDADGVVLDSMKRVDASINRYRQVKPKLLYVPPPPLSRPDPFTAEASLLEAAAQAEPKQPAWRVLMGQTSGCGPLIAREAVYRAAGEAVAPAADVVWQEVLDAAQGIFTQVDSGELAPSLARQEDGALAAYAPYALTMFPQCETLDLMSGAIEQFYREQGNAPQRQTRDLGQKPLQIALKERMDQLRQRRRALERQEAEATDAEEWRRKGDLVLAYGYSVAPGSSEIEVDDETIRIDPQESVAANADTYFAAYKRKKRAQEEVPGLLRRVKNEYAYCEQMEALLEAAETPTDVRAVRDELREQGIMGGGQERKTKKLQSKKRGKGKRGRQVDAGAQPVSFWLDGVQVLVGRSGAQNDAALRLADANDLWLHARNVPGAHTLLRSGGRDVPEVIIEQAAQIAAYYSKLRESTSAEVDVTRRRYVRRIPRSPPGLVTYRNEYTIRVKPEPIPQPER
- a CDS encoding IS1595 family transposase, with the protein product MAESKDMDKHNDWSLFQFFARFPNDETAREHMERMRWPTGPICPDCGSVRWTHAKGHKTMPYRCKDCRNFFSVKKGTVFQSANLGYQKCLLAIHLLTTSKKGIPSTLFAERLDTTQTTAWRLAHKIRATMQQGSDPLSGDIEADETYLGGKEKNKHASKRTHQGRGPVGKQAVLGVRERDGAVRAAPVEVVNAVSVQHNLIENVSAGSVVNTDEARVYQGIPYEHRTVSHSAGQYVNDMAHTNGIESFWALVKRGYIGTHHWWSIKHTQRYVDEFATRFNMRKLDSERKLNLCLAGAEGIRLTCKELTA
- a CDS encoding PfkB family carbohydrate kinase, whose protein sequence is MNESDQTTPMFLTIGHASRDLVPGGWRWGGTVTYAALLARTWGISTAVLTALAPADVGPYQTLLGSDAMLYALPSQSTTSMENVYSATGRSQQLAAKAAKIHPRHIPAAWRSTPTVLVAPLVGEVSTQFGSYFPQDSLVAMTIQGRLRSHRKGRMYTRRWHRAEQEFSAYDIIFFSEEDVRGNAELAAYYASLVPLAVMTQGNSGATVFAHSRALQYTAFPAQPVDVTGAGDVFTAAFLFTYAATRDPAAACRYANAAAACSIEHVGTSGIPTRRQVEARLRTVIR
- a CDS encoding DNA methyltransferase, coding for MDALTFLGGVPDSSIPAAFLDPQYRGVLDKMKYGNEGKTRGKARVMLPQMKEGDITAIVGEISRVLIPSGHLFLWMDKFHLCEGFHDWRLGTSLQCVDLVVWNKERLAMGYRTRRTAEYLVILQKTPRRAKGVWTVHNIPDVWSESIPRNENTTHRKPVDLQGELITAVTNASDIVLDPAAGSFSVMDAALRRGRNFLGADIRG
- a CDS encoding Gfo/Idh/MocA family oxidoreductase, which codes for MNAPLRIAAVGLEHDEIYRVLDRLRGHDSAELVAIAERSGRLRMAAEGRYRVPVFPRLTPLMAKVTVDAVVVATPNGDKAAVIVEALRAGTHVIAHAPLAVTTEQYHVVAEAQRTADAGLVLLLPLRFAPAYGDLRAALTQGVLGDISQTVIINSQQVTATPRTQAFFATKAHGGILTNLAVHDLDALRWFGGDIAVEYAATQRIGITEYPDFEDAGLVRCRLAGGGEGVVVCNWLAPEAAAPFHEHTVIGTEGTAWISGGKLQIWGGAPAETPRDGTGDTAYGALGRALSPDVAGHADDEVVSAMLDAALIALGDAHLRAAVTADALRTTRAALEAQAMAWQHSSP